From a single Desulfonauticus submarinus genomic region:
- a CDS encoding pseudouridine synthase: MYKRLDIAVAKQFKISRRQAKEAIRQGRVLVNGKNVRQGSFFVQESDDIRFLSEDYKFFTLPLIRIIKEERNFAAISKPEKIHSAKGKDKQNIEENLSFIFPNKNAQLLNRLDFLTSGILIIAFNSQAKEEYSYYQSQGKTVKIYLAKVWGVLTHSLLIKWQLDVKKRKKVKVIKQEERSSLRFTWVEPIFQEQDTTVVKVKILKGKRHQIRAHLASVGYPIVGDNLYLSSQDTTSSLFLHHTVFSMPGFKVIDKPSWLSQSIFSSINF, encoded by the coding sequence ATGTACAAGCGTTTAGATATTGCTGTAGCAAAGCAGTTTAAAATAAGTCGAAGACAAGCTAAAGAGGCTATACGTCAGGGAAGAGTTTTAGTTAATGGAAAGAATGTTAGACAGGGAAGTTTTTTTGTTCAAGAAAGTGATGATATAAGATTTTTATCTGAGGACTATAAATTTTTTACCTTACCCTTAATAAGGATTATAAAAGAAGAAAGAAATTTTGCCGCCATAAGTAAGCCAGAAAAGATTCATTCTGCTAAAGGTAAAGATAAGCAGAATATAGAGGAAAATTTATCTTTTATTTTCCCTAACAAAAATGCACAGCTTTTAAATAGATTGGATTTTTTGACCTCGGGAATTTTAATTATAGCTTTTAATTCTCAAGCAAAAGAAGAATATTCGTATTATCAATCTCAAGGCAAGACAGTAAAAATTTATTTGGCAAAAGTTTGGGGAGTTTTAACTCATTCCTTACTAATTAAGTGGCAACTAGATGTAAAAAAAAGAAAAAAGGTTAAAGTAATAAAGCAGGAAGAAAGGTCTAGTTTGAGATTTACATGGGTGGAACCGATTTTTCAAGAACAAGATACAACTGTGGTCAAGGTTAAAATTTTAAAAGGTAAACGCCACCAAATTAGAGCACATTTGGCTTCTGTAGGATATCCTATAGTAGGAGACAATCTTTATCTTTCTTCCCAAGATACCACTTCTTCATTATTTTTACATCATACTGTATTTTCTATGCCTGGTTTTAAGGTTATAGATAAGCCTAGCTGGCTCTCTCAGAGTATATTTTCTTCAATTAATTTCTAA
- a CDS encoding CDP-alcohol phosphatidyltransferase family protein yields the protein MNWKTYSITLRYYDFLEKNFFPILKNKNISPAQISFAGFVFALLVPLGFWLHIFWGLLLILLSGFSDSIDGQYARITKRVSIQGAFWDSVLDRISDAFYLMGIFILFLKQGKWVFVAGNVILFVLLLCFLISYIKAKAESLGISCESGIMDRATRTVYLIIWLFLILIFGMKDGLMWVGLTLFMLLCFITVVQRLIEVNVKIK from the coding sequence ATGAATTGGAAAACTTATTCTATAACTTTACGTTATTATGATTTTTTGGAAAAAAATTTTTTCCCGATTTTGAAAAATAAAAATATTTCTCCTGCGCAAATTAGTTTTGCAGGATTTGTTTTTGCCCTGTTAGTTCCTTTAGGGTTTTGGCTTCATATTTTTTGGGGACTTTTACTTATTTTGCTTTCTGGATTTTCAGATAGTATAGATGGACAGTATGCAAGAATTACTAAGAGGGTTTCGATTCAGGGTGCTTTTTGGGACTCTGTGTTGGATAGAATTAGCGATGCCTTTTATTTAATGGGGATTTTTATTTTATTCTTAAAACAAGGAAAATGGGTATTTGTCGCTGGGAACGTGATATTGTTTGTTTTATTGTTGTGCTTTTTAATCAGTTATATTAAAGCTAAAGCAGAATCCTTAGGTATTAGTTGTGAATCTGGTATTATGGATAGAGCTACTAGAACAGTTTATTTGATAATCTGGCTATTTCTGATTTTAATATTTGGCATGAAAGATGGGCTTATGTGGGTTGGTTTAACTTTGTTTATGTTGCTGTGTTTTATTACTGTTGTGCAGAGACTGATAGAGGTAAATGTTAAAATTAAATAA
- a CDS encoding NAD(P)H-dependent flavin oxidoreductase, with translation MKVSPLKIGEHQVELPIIQGGMGVGVSLSGLASAVARCGGIGVVAAAGIGFLRSDYAKIKHQANLAMLKQEITRAKEMAPEGVIGANIMVALTDFEQMVRGALEAEVDIIFSGAGLPLTLPKLKQEFPKSKTALVPIISSPRAASIICKKWKRLGYVPDGFVLEGPKAGGHLGFSLDELQKEPAIVDLLKETKKVLEPFEAEAGQEIPVIVAGGVYTGEDIAMMLRQGAKGVQMGTRFVATEECDAHIRFKQEFIRAKKEDIVFIKSPVGLPGRAIKNSFLEAVERGEKTPFSCPYHCIKTCDPNTAPYCISLALINAQKGRLEKGFAFAGANAYRIDKIITVQQLMDELVIDLQKV, from the coding sequence ATGAAAGTGTCGCCCTTAAAGATAGGGGAACACCAGGTAGAGTTGCCAATTATTCAAGGTGGCATGGGTGTAGGAGTTTCTCTTTCAGGTTTGGCCTCTGCTGTGGCAAGGTGTGGAGGAATTGGAGTTGTTGCTGCAGCTGGAATTGGTTTTTTGCGTTCTGATTATGCTAAAATTAAACATCAAGCAAATTTGGCAATGTTAAAGCAGGAAATAACAAGAGCAAAAGAAATGGCTCCTGAGGGTGTAATCGGGGCAAATATTATGGTAGCTCTTACTGATTTTGAGCAGATGGTTAGAGGGGCCTTAGAAGCTGAGGTAGATATAATATTTTCAGGAGCAGGGCTTCCTTTAACTCTACCTAAATTAAAACAAGAATTCCCCAAAAGTAAAACAGCTTTAGTGCCTATTATTTCGTCTCCAAGAGCAGCATCTATTATTTGTAAAAAATGGAAAAGACTTGGCTATGTCCCAGATGGCTTTGTTTTAGAAGGGCCAAAGGCAGGTGGGCATTTGGGTTTTTCTTTAGATGAGTTACAGAAAGAACCTGCAATAGTGGATTTACTTAAAGAAACAAAAAAAGTTTTAGAGCCTTTTGAGGCAGAGGCTGGTCAAGAGATTCCTGTAATTGTAGCAGGAGGAGTGTATACAGGAGAAGATATTGCCATGATGTTGAGACAGGGTGCCAAAGGAGTTCAAATGGGTACTCGTTTTGTGGCAACAGAAGAGTGCGATGCTCATATTAGATTTAAACAAGAATTTATTAGAGCTAAAAAAGAAGATATTGTATTTATTAAAAGTCCTGTTGGCCTCCCAGGAAGGGCTATTAAAAATAGTTTTTTGGAAGCTGTAGAAAGAGGAGAAAAGACACCGTTTTCTTGTCCTTATCATTGTATAAAAACTTGTGATCCTAATACTGCCCCGTATTGCATTTCTTTAGCTCTTATTAATGCACAAAAAGGTAGACTAGAAAAAGGATTTGCTTTTGCTGGAGCTAATGCTTATAGAATAGATAAAATTATTACAGTCCAACAATTAATGGATGAACTTGTTATTGACTTGCAAAAGGTTTGA